Proteins from a single region of Patulibacter sp. SYSU D01012:
- a CDS encoding FGGY family carbohydrate kinase: MSAPLLLGIDIGTSSVKALVLDTDGRVLECTRADHALHPAPGVVEAHPDGWWEATVEAIGRLSVDLTAVVGVGLSGNMSSVVLLDDQGRALRPAPLLADPRGAAQIAALDPALRAEIEASSGNALTTAMSAASLLWLRDAEPALLQAAAAWVSAKDLVRLRLTGAVATEPTDAANACVVDVATRAWRTDLIERAGLPVHVFPSLLDAADVAGHVTAEAAAATGLPAGIPVAAGGGDMATAAIGAAATAPGAVALSLGTSVTVLAALGDAAPDPAWRGKLTYHPLPGELGGYALASLLTGGLALNWLRTLAGGSIDVPADVVPDPDDPLVFVPQLSGTGTPDFVPEMRGALLGITPHTGAPQIAVALFEAIAFEVAGVLDLLGQDGDAPIRATGGGTHVAAWVQILADVLDRPVEVLEQPDVSAIGAALLAAQAIGADVDPTTVARTQRRCAPRPQHRSAWRERAARYAAARALALGHHRRRPAAGGPPA, encoded by the coding sequence GTGAGCGCGCCCCTGCTCCTCGGGATCGACATCGGCACGTCGAGCGTCAAGGCGCTCGTCCTGGACACGGACGGCCGCGTGCTCGAGTGCACGCGCGCCGACCACGCCCTGCACCCGGCGCCCGGCGTCGTCGAGGCCCACCCCGACGGCTGGTGGGAGGCGACGGTCGAGGCGATCGGCCGCCTGTCCGTCGACCTGACGGCCGTCGTGGGCGTCGGCCTGTCGGGCAACATGAGCTCGGTCGTGCTGCTCGACGACCAGGGCCGCGCGCTGCGGCCCGCGCCGCTCCTGGCCGACCCGCGCGGCGCCGCGCAGATCGCGGCGCTGGACCCGGCGCTGCGCGCCGAGATCGAGGCGTCGAGCGGCAACGCGCTGACGACCGCGATGTCGGCCGCGAGCCTGCTGTGGCTGCGCGACGCCGAGCCCGCGCTGCTGCAGGCCGCCGCGGCGTGGGTCTCCGCCAAGGACCTCGTGCGCCTGCGCCTGACCGGCGCGGTCGCGACCGAGCCGACGGACGCCGCGAACGCGTGCGTCGTCGACGTGGCGACCCGGGCGTGGCGGACGGACCTGATCGAGCGCGCCGGGCTGCCCGTCCACGTCTTCCCGTCGCTGCTCGACGCCGCGGACGTCGCGGGGCACGTCACCGCCGAGGCGGCGGCCGCCACCGGCCTGCCCGCGGGCATCCCCGTCGCGGCGGGCGGCGGCGACATGGCGACGGCGGCGATCGGCGCCGCGGCCACCGCCCCGGGCGCCGTCGCGCTCTCGCTCGGCACGTCCGTCACCGTCCTCGCCGCCCTCGGCGACGCGGCGCCCGACCCGGCGTGGCGCGGCAAGCTCACGTACCACCCGCTCCCCGGCGAGCTCGGCGGCTACGCGCTCGCCTCGCTGCTCACGGGCGGGCTGGCGCTGAACTGGCTGCGCACGCTCGCCGGCGGCAGCATCGACGTCCCCGCCGACGTCGTCCCCGATCCGGACGACCCGCTCGTGTTCGTGCCGCAGCTCTCGGGCACCGGCACGCCGGACTTCGTCCCCGAGATGCGCGGCGCCCTGCTCGGCATCACGCCGCACACGGGCGCGCCGCAGATCGCGGTCGCGCTGTTCGAGGCGATCGCGTTCGAGGTCGCCGGCGTCCTGGACCTGCTCGGCCAGGACGGCGACGCGCCGATCCGCGCCACCGGCGGCGGCACGCACGTCGCGGCCTGGGTGCAGATCCTGGCCGACGTGCTCGATCGGCCCGTCGAGGTCCTCGAGCAGCCCGACGTCTCCGCGATCGGCGCCGCCCTGCTGGCGGCGCAGGCGATCGGGGCCGACGTCGACCCCACCACCGTCGCGCGGACGCAGCGTCGCTGCGCCCCGCGCCCCCAGCACCGGTCCGCATGGCGCGAGCGCGCCGCCCGCTACGCCGCGGCGCGCGCGCTCGCCCTCGGCCACCACCGACGCCGCCCGGCGGCAGGAGGTCCCCCAGCATGA